In Sphingobium amiense, a genomic segment contains:
- a CDS encoding alpha/beta fold hydrolase, translating into MTNFVTTSDGVDIFYKDWGAKDAQPIMFHHGWPLSADDWDIQMLFFLSKGYRVIAHDRRGHGRSAQVDTGHDMAHYAADAAAVADHLDLRNAIHIGHSTGGGEVAAYVARHGIPAGRVAKAVLVSAVPPIMLKTDRYPGGLPMDVFDGLRAGLAANRAQFFRDVAAGPFYGFNREGADVKPAVIDNWWRQGMMGSALAHYEGIKAFSETDQTDDLKAITVPTLVLHGDDDQVVPYRNAGVLQAEILPNAELKIYEGFSHGMLTVNADVLNADILAFIRK; encoded by the coding sequence ATGACGAATTTCGTGACCACCAGCGACGGCGTCGACATATTCTACAAGGACTGGGGCGCAAAGGATGCGCAGCCCATCATGTTCCACCATGGCTGGCCGCTGTCGGCGGACGACTGGGACATCCAGATGCTGTTCTTCCTTTCGAAGGGCTATCGCGTCATCGCCCATGACCGGCGCGGCCATGGCCGTTCGGCGCAGGTCGATACCGGGCACGACATGGCGCATTACGCCGCCGACGCCGCCGCGGTCGCCGACCATCTCGACCTGCGCAACGCCATCCATATCGGCCATTCGACCGGCGGCGGCGAAGTCGCGGCCTATGTCGCGCGGCACGGCATCCCCGCCGGGCGTGTCGCCAAGGCCGTGCTGGTGAGCGCCGTCCCGCCGATCATGCTGAAGACGGACCGCTATCCCGGCGGCCTGCCGATGGATGTGTTCGACGGCCTGCGCGCGGGCCTTGCCGCCAATCGCGCGCAATTCTTCCGCGACGTGGCGGCCGGTCCCTTCTACGGCTTCAACCGCGAAGGCGCGGACGTGAAGCCCGCCGTGATCGACAATTGGTGGCGGCAGGGCATGATGGGCAGCGCGCTCGCCCATTATGAGGGGATCAAGGCTTTCTCCGAAACCGACCAGACCGACGATCTGAAAGCGATCACCGTCCCGACGCTGGTGCTGCATGGCGACGACGATCAGGTCGTGCCCTACAGAAATGCAGGCGTGCTTCAGGCGGAAATCCTCCCCAACGCCGAACTCAAAATCTATGAGGGCTTTTCGCACGGGATGCTGACGGTGAACGCCGATGTGCTGAACGCCGACATCCTCGCCTTCATCCGGAAATAG
- a CDS encoding LysR family transcriptional regulator — MNNPGTPTFDQLRIFLAIVDTGGFAAAGRRLNRAVSVISYGIANLEAQLGLPLFDREGTKKPQLTVAGRALLAEVRSIADGIDGLRAKVKGLLDGLEAEVNLAVDVMLPADRLGKVLRAFAWEFPTVQLRLHAEALGSIVAMVLDRTAVVGISGPLSAGVAGIEGIAAGSVPMVPVAAPDHPLGRMTEIAPGAAREHVQLVLSDRSHFTEGRDFSVVSPKTWRLADLSAKHALLREGVGWGNMPLPMIEGDLVSGTLVRLAMPDQPGGTYRFSGIWRRDTPPGPAASWLLDQFVALARDDRELDGMGDV, encoded by the coding sequence GTGAACAATCCCGGCACGCCGACCTTCGACCAGCTCCGCATCTTCCTCGCCATCGTCGATACCGGCGGTTTCGCGGCGGCGGGGCGCAGGCTCAATCGCGCCGTATCGGTCATCAGCTATGGCATCGCCAATCTGGAGGCGCAGCTTGGCCTGCCGCTGTTCGACCGGGAAGGAACGAAGAAGCCGCAACTGACCGTCGCGGGGCGCGCGCTGCTGGCAGAGGTGCGCAGCATCGCCGACGGCATCGACGGCCTGCGCGCCAAGGTGAAGGGGCTGCTCGACGGGCTGGAGGCGGAGGTCAATCTGGCGGTCGACGTGATGCTGCCCGCCGACCGGCTGGGCAAGGTGCTGCGCGCCTTCGCATGGGAATTTCCCACGGTGCAGTTGCGGCTTCATGCCGAAGCGCTGGGGTCGATCGTCGCGATGGTGCTGGACCGCACGGCGGTCGTCGGCATTTCCGGCCCGCTTTCCGCCGGGGTTGCGGGGATCGAGGGTATTGCGGCGGGATCGGTGCCGATGGTGCCGGTCGCCGCGCCCGACCATCCGCTCGGCCGCATGACCGAGATCGCGCCGGGCGCGGCGCGCGAGCATGTGCAACTGGTGCTGAGCGACCGGTCGCATTTCACCGAAGGGCGGGACTTTTCGGTCGTCAGCCCGAAGACATGGCGGCTCGCGGACCTGAGCGCCAAGCACGCGCTGCTGCGCGAAGGGGTGGGGTGGGGCAACATGCCGCTGCCGATGATCGAGGGCGATCTGGTCTCGGGCACGCTGGTGCGGCTCGCCATGCCCGATCAGCCGGGCGGCACCTACCGCTTTTCAGGGATCTGGCGGCGCGACACGCCGCCGGGACCGGCGGCAAGCTGGCTGCTCGACCAGTTCGTCGCGCTGGCCCGCGACGACCGGGAGCTGGACGGGATGGGGGACGTGTAG
- a CDS encoding pirin family protein — MIDLRPFDSLGGDNHGWLDAKHHFSFAGYHDPARMHWGNLRVWNDDTIQPKTGFPPHPHRDMEIITYVREGAITHEDSLGNKGRTEAGDVQVMSAGTGIRHSEYNQEDEVTKIFQIWIVPTRQGEAPGWGARPFPRGERAGQFVTLASGYDGDGDALPIRTDAKVVAATLRAGESADYPIGRDRKAYLVPATGAIAIDDVRVNARDGAAISDMDVIHVTAIEDSEIVLVDAA, encoded by the coding sequence ATGATCGACCTTCGTCCCTTCGACAGCCTTGGCGGCGACAACCATGGCTGGCTCGACGCCAAGCATCATTTTTCCTTCGCGGGCTATCACGATCCGGCGCGGATGCACTGGGGCAATCTGCGCGTGTGGAACGACGACACGATCCAGCCCAAGACCGGCTTTCCGCCGCATCCGCACCGCGACATGGAAATCATCACCTATGTCCGCGAAGGCGCGATCACGCATGAGGACAGCCTGGGCAACAAGGGCCGCACCGAGGCCGGCGACGTTCAGGTGATGAGCGCGGGCACCGGAATCCGTCACTCCGAATATAATCAGGAGGACGAGGTGACGAAGATCTTCCAGATCTGGATCGTCCCCACCCGGCAGGGCGAAGCGCCCGGCTGGGGTGCGCGGCCCTTCCCCAGGGGCGAGCGCGCAGGGCAGTTCGTGACGCTGGCGTCGGGCTATGACGGCGACGGCGACGCGCTGCCGATCCGCACCGATGCGAAGGTGGTGGCGGCGACGCTCCGCGCCGGGGAAAGCGCCGACTATCCCATCGGCCGCGACCGCAAGGCCTATCTGGTCCCCGCGACCGGCGCGATCGCAATCGACGATGTGCGCGTCAACGCCCGCGACGGCGCCGCGATCAGCGACATGGACGTGATCCATGTGACCGCCATCGAGGACAGCGAGATCGTGCTGGTCGACGCGGCCTGA
- a CDS encoding glycoside hydrolase family 97 protein: MTTMFKAALAIPLLLAAPALAQEARPAVTATSPDGSILLTVSTDNDSRPVWSLSRKGRLLIAPSKLGFILTDGLNMVRGFTIAGSEKAAAKETWEQPWGERRFVTDIHNELLVRFRQSDVQGARLMNVRFRLFDDGVGFRYELPEQPGMKTMRIADETTEFDIAPKGTAWWIPGGEWNRYEQVYQATPIDAVSTAHTPITMRLEDGTHLSFHEAALVDYSAYWLKRASGQTFRTTLSPSSQGARVIRDLPFNTPWRTIRIADSAAGLVENDLELNLNEPNRLGDVRWFRPAKYIGIWWGMIRGDWTWAEGPNHGATTARTRRYIDFAAKHGFRGVLVEGWDKGWNGEWFGHGDEFSFTQATGDFDLPGLAAYARKKGVHLIGHHETGGNIANYEAQLDDAMKLYGGLGVDVVKTGYVADMGGIVAPGDTPGTTRMEWHDGQRQVQHHLKVVETAAKYHVAVNAHEPVKDTGLRRTYPNWVSREGARGMEYNAWGAFANGPDHEPTLVYTRMLSGPMDYTPGVLSLEGAKHVPLASTLAKQLGLYLALYSPIQMAADFIENLAKYPRELDFIARVPADWSESHLIAGEVGDYAIFARKDRNSADWYVGGVNDATARTVPLSFDFLEPGKSYTATIYKDGEGATYLTDARHRIAYETRTVRKGDRYDLWLAPGGGAAMRLVPAK; the protein is encoded by the coding sequence ATGACGACGATGTTCAAGGCCGCTCTGGCGATCCCCCTGCTGCTCGCCGCCCCGGCGCTGGCGCAGGAGGCGCGCCCCGCCGTTACCGCGACCTCGCCCGACGGCAGCATCCTGCTGACCGTTTCGACCGACAATGACAGCCGCCCCGTCTGGTCTCTTTCCCGCAAGGGCAGGCTGCTGATCGCGCCGTCGAAGCTGGGCTTCATCCTGACCGACGGCCTCAACATGGTGCGCGGCTTTACCATCGCCGGGTCGGAGAAGGCGGCGGCGAAGGAGACGTGGGAGCAGCCCTGGGGCGAACGGCGCTTCGTCACCGACATTCACAACGAACTGCTGGTGCGCTTCAGGCAATCGGACGTGCAGGGCGCGCGGCTGATGAACGTCCGCTTCCGCCTGTTCGATGACGGCGTCGGCTTCCGCTACGAGCTGCCCGAGCAGCCGGGCATGAAGACGATGCGGATCGCCGACGAGACGACCGAGTTCGACATTGCGCCCAAGGGCACCGCATGGTGGATTCCGGGCGGCGAGTGGAACCGCTATGAGCAGGTCTATCAGGCGACCCCCATCGACGCTGTATCGACCGCGCATACGCCCATCACCATGCGGCTGGAGGACGGGACGCACCTCAGCTTCCACGAAGCCGCGCTGGTCGATTATTCGGCCTATTGGCTCAAGCGCGCATCGGGCCAGACGTTCCGCACCACCCTGTCGCCTTCGTCGCAGGGCGCGCGTGTGATCCGCGACCTGCCGTTCAACACGCCATGGCGCACGATCCGCATCGCCGACAGCGCGGCGGGGCTGGTCGAGAATGATCTGGAGCTGAACCTCAACGAACCCAACAGGCTGGGCGATGTGCGCTGGTTCAGGCCCGCCAAATATATCGGCATCTGGTGGGGCATGATCCGGGGCGACTGGACATGGGCGGAAGGGCCGAACCATGGCGCGACCACCGCGCGGACCAGGCGCTATATCGACTTTGCGGCGAAACACGGCTTTCGCGGCGTGCTGGTCGAGGGGTGGGACAAGGGCTGGAACGGCGAATGGTTCGGCCATGGCGACGAATTCAGCTTCACGCAGGCGACGGGCGATTTCGACCTGCCGGGCCTTGCCGCCTATGCGCGGAAAAAGGGCGTCCACCTGATCGGCCATCATGAGACGGGCGGCAATATCGCCAATTACGAGGCGCAACTGGATGACGCCATGAAGCTTTATGGCGGGCTGGGTGTCGATGTCGTCAAGACGGGCTATGTCGCCGACATGGGCGGCATCGTCGCGCCGGGCGATACGCCGGGCACGACCCGGATGGAATGGCATGACGGCCAGCGGCAGGTGCAGCATCATCTAAAGGTCGTGGAGACCGCCGCCAAATATCATGTCGCGGTCAACGCGCATGAGCCGGTCAAGGACACGGGCCTGCGCCGCACCTATCCCAACTGGGTGTCGCGCGAAGGGGCGCGGGGGATGGAATATAACGCCTGGGGGGCGTTCGCCAACGGGCCGGACCATGAACCGACGCTGGTCTACACCCGGATGCTGTCGGGGCCGATGGACTATACGCCGGGCGTCCTCAGCCTCGAAGGGGCGAAACATGTGCCGCTTGCGTCCACCCTGGCCAAGCAGCTCGGCCTCTATCTCGCCCTCTATTCGCCGATCCAGATGGCGGCGGACTTCATCGAAAATCTGGCGAAATATCCCAGGGAACTGGATTTCATCGCCAGGGTGCCCGCCGACTGGAGCGAGAGCCACCTGATCGCGGGCGAAGTGGGCGACTATGCGATCTTCGCGCGCAAGGACCGCAACAGTGCGGACTGGTATGTCGGCGGCGTCAACGACGCGACGGCGCGCACCGTGCCGCTCAGCTTCGATTTCCTCGAACCGGGCAAAAGCTACACCGCGACCATCTATAAGGATGGCGAGGGCGCGACCTACCTCACCGACGCGCGGCACCGGATTGCCTATGAAACGCGCACCGTCCGCAAGGGCGACCGCTACGACCTGTGGCTCGCGCCCGGCGGCGGCGCGGCGATGCGGCTGGTGCCCGCGAAATAA
- the katG gene encoding catalase/peroxidase HPI, which translates to MDAKTTDPLGGCPMKEKGALRSLLGRTNRDWWPNQLSLDILQQNGLSGDPMGEDFDYAAEFKSLDLAAVKADLTALMTDSQPWWPADYGHYGPFFIRMAWHSAGTYRTGDGRGGASSGSQRFAPLNSWPDNGNLDKARRLLWPIKQKYGRKLSWADLMILAGNVAIESMGGPVFGFGGGRRDVFEPEKDIYWGTEEQWVGQEGSLTRIDESEGRALESPLAAIQMGLIYVNPEGPGGNPDALQSARDIRETFARMGMNDEETVALTAGGHTFGKAHGAGDASLVGAEPEGADIAQQGFGWQSGHESGMGDHTITSGIEGSWTPTPITWDMSYFDMLLDHEYELVRSPAGAKQWQPVGNPEETLAPKAHTPGVRVPTMMTTADMAMKVDPKYRAVMEKFRADPAYFADAFARAWFKLCHRDMGPKARYLGPDVPAEDLIWQDPLPAPVHPKLGDADVAALRAKIAAAGLSVQDLVKTAWASAATYRRSDHRGGANGARIRLAPQKDWAVNEPAELARVLAVYEGIAKEAGNVSVADLIVLGGSVGIEQAAKAAGHDVTVPFTPGRVDATADQTDAEGFDVLEPKADGFRNYLGVRFNVPTEELLVDRAQLLGLSAPEMTVLVGGLRVLGANHGGSGHGVFTTRVGQLSNDFFVNLLDMNTAWRQVDDEGDETFVGSDRGSGQQRWTATRTDLAFGSNSQLRALSEVYASADAGDKFVGDFVAAWVKVMNADRFDLTA; encoded by the coding sequence ATGGACGCCAAGACCACCGATCCGCTGGGCGGTTGCCCGATGAAGGAAAAGGGCGCGCTGCGCAGCCTGCTGGGCCGCACCAACCGCGACTGGTGGCCCAACCAGCTTTCGCTCGACATCCTTCAGCAGAACGGCCTGTCGGGCGACCCGATGGGCGAGGATTTCGATTATGCCGCCGAGTTCAAATCGCTCGATCTCGCAGCGGTGAAGGCGGACCTCACTGCGCTGATGACCGACAGCCAGCCATGGTGGCCGGCGGATTACGGCCATTACGGTCCCTTCTTCATCCGCATGGCGTGGCATTCGGCGGGCACTTACCGCACAGGTGACGGGCGCGGCGGAGCATCCTCCGGTTCGCAGCGCTTCGCCCCGCTCAATAGCTGGCCGGACAACGGCAATCTCGACAAGGCGCGCCGCCTGCTCTGGCCGATCAAGCAGAAATATGGCCGCAAGCTGAGCTGGGCCGACCTCATGATTCTGGCGGGCAATGTCGCCATTGAGTCGATGGGTGGGCCGGTGTTCGGCTTCGGCGGCGGGCGCAGGGACGTGTTCGAGCCGGAAAAGGACATTTACTGGGGCACCGAGGAACAGTGGGTCGGACAGGAAGGCAGCCTCACCCGCATCGACGAGAGCGAGGGCCGCGCGCTCGAAAGCCCGCTCGCCGCGATCCAGATGGGCCTCATCTACGTCAATCCAGAGGGACCGGGCGGCAATCCCGACGCGCTCCAGTCCGCGCGCGACATCCGCGAAACCTTCGCGCGCATGGGGATGAACGACGAGGAAACCGTCGCGCTGACGGCGGGCGGCCACACCTTCGGCAAAGCGCATGGCGCGGGCGACGCAAGCCTTGTCGGCGCGGAGCCGGAGGGCGCGGACATCGCGCAGCAGGGCTTCGGATGGCAGAGCGGCCATGAAAGCGGCATGGGCGATCACACGATCACCAGCGGCATCGAAGGATCGTGGACCCCTACCCCGATCACCTGGGACATGAGCTATTTCGACATGCTGCTCGACCATGAATATGAGCTGGTGCGCAGCCCGGCGGGCGCGAAGCAGTGGCAGCCGGTCGGCAACCCCGAAGAAACGCTCGCGCCCAAGGCGCATACGCCCGGCGTCAGGGTGCCGACGATGATGACCACCGCCGACATGGCGATGAAGGTGGACCCGAAATATCGCGCCGTCATGGAGAAATTCCGGGCGGACCCGGCTTATTTCGCCGACGCCTTCGCCCGTGCGTGGTTCAAGCTGTGCCATCGCGACATGGGGCCGAAGGCGCGCTATCTGGGGCCGGACGTTCCGGCCGAAGACCTGATCTGGCAGGACCCGCTGCCCGCGCCCGTCCACCCGAAGCTGGGCGACGCGGACGTGGCGGCGCTCAGGGCGAAGATCGCGGCGGCGGGCCTGTCGGTGCAGGATCTGGTCAAGACCGCGTGGGCCAGCGCCGCCACCTACCGCCGGTCGGACCATCGCGGCGGCGCCAACGGCGCGCGCATCCGCCTTGCGCCGCAGAAGGACTGGGCCGTCAACGAACCGGCGGAACTGGCGCGCGTGCTTGCGGTCTATGAAGGCATCGCGAAGGAGGCGGGCAATGTCTCGGTCGCCGACCTCATCGTGCTGGGCGGCAGCGTCGGCATCGAACAGGCGGCGAAGGCGGCGGGCCATGATGTGACCGTGCCCTTCACGCCGGGCCGCGTCGATGCGACCGCCGATCAGACCGATGCGGAAGGCTTCGACGTGCTGGAACCCAAGGCGGACGGTTTCCGCAATTATCTGGGCGTGCGCTTCAATGTGCCGACCGAGGAGCTGCTGGTCGACCGGGCGCAGCTTCTGGGCCTTTCCGCGCCGGAGATGACGGTGCTGGTCGGCGGGCTGCGCGTGCTGGGCGCGAACCATGGCGGGTCCGGCCATGGCGTGTTCACGACCCGCGTCGGGCAGCTTTCCAACGACTTCTTTGTCAACCTGCTCGACATGAACACCGCGTGGAGGCAGGTGGACGATGAGGGCGACGAGACCTTCGTCGGCTCCGACCGGGGCAGCGGGCAGCAACGCTGGACCGCGACGCGCACCGACCTCGCCTTCGGTTCCAATTCGCAGTTGCGGGCGCTGTCCGAAGTCTATGCCTCGGCGGACGCGGGCGACAAGTTCGTCGGCGACTTCGTGGCGGCATGGGTCAAGGTGATGAACGCCGACCGCTTCGACCTGACCGCCTGA
- the ku gene encoding non-homologous end joining protein Ku encodes MAARAYWQGQIRLALVSIPVEIYPATRSGAAISFHQIHEPTGKRIRYEKVAPGVGPVDRDEILKGFEISKGNYVLLEDEEIEAVKIESRKTLDLVQFVDADAIDVLYYEKPYFVLPADDLAEEAYAVLRDALRTTKKVGLGQLSVRGREQLVSLKPCGKGLILEVLRYADEVTRAQKYFGSIPDRKADPDLLDLATAIIDKKTAPFHPEEFHDRYVDALQRLIEKKKKAKGKRIIEDVEEPSAKGGNVIDLMAALKKSVGEGGRAAPAKKAPAKKASAKAASGSRAPAKRNIS; translated from the coding sequence ATGGCGGCACGCGCATATTGGCAGGGTCAGATCAGACTGGCGCTGGTCTCGATTCCCGTGGAAATCTATCCCGCGACCCGGTCCGGCGCGGCGATTTCCTTCCACCAGATCCACGAGCCGACCGGCAAGCGCATCCGGTACGAAAAGGTCGCGCCCGGCGTCGGTCCGGTCGACCGCGACGAAATTCTCAAGGGCTTCGAGATTTCAAAGGGCAATTACGTCCTGCTGGAGGACGAAGAGATCGAGGCGGTGAAAATCGAGAGCCGCAAGACGCTCGACCTCGTCCAGTTCGTCGACGCCGACGCCATCGACGTGCTCTATTATGAAAAGCCCTATTTCGTCCTCCCTGCCGATGATCTGGCCGAGGAAGCCTATGCCGTGCTGCGCGATGCGCTGCGCACGACGAAAAAGGTGGGCCTTGGCCAGCTTTCGGTGCGGGGGCGGGAGCAGCTCGTGTCGCTGAAACCCTGCGGCAAGGGGCTGATCCTCGAAGTGCTGCGCTATGCCGACGAAGTCACCAGGGCGCAGAAATATTTCGGGTCGATCCCCGACCGGAAGGCCGATCCCGACCTGCTCGACCTCGCCACCGCGATCATCGACAAGAAGACCGCGCCTTTTCACCCCGAAGAGTTTCACGACCGCTATGTCGACGCGCTCCAGCGCCTGATCGAAAAAAAGAAGAAAGCGAAGGGCAAGCGCATCATCGAGGATGTCGAGGAACCGTCGGCGAAGGGCGGCAACGTCATCGACCTGATGGCGGCGCTCAAGAAATCGGTGGGAGAGGGGGGCAGGGCCGCCCCCGCCAAGAAAGCGCCCGCGAAGAAGGCATCCGCCAAGGCCGCGTCCGGATCGCGCGCTCCGGCAAAGCGCAACATCTCCTGA
- the ligD gene encoding DNA ligase D: MAARDPLSAYNARRDFQKTREPEGKVAKTGGNSFVVQKHDATRLHWDFRLEVNGVLKSWAVTKGPSIDPDDKRLAVQTEDHPLSYGDFEGIIPKGEYGGGTVMLWDRGTWAPIEGKSAGDLEDGHLHFTLDGERMKGEWLLVRMKRRPGEKRDNWLLRKVSDAEAGEGDVLVERGLTSVLTGRSMAEIAADKDAAQSLKGAKGKAFGEKMQAARDHNAKVAKPRRAGGGRLPAFSAPQLATLVDAVPAGNEWMHEIKYDGYRAIVAVAGDKVRVSTRNGLDWTDKFGPLVRAIAALDLPPALIDGEIVAFGPDGNPSFSALQEVLKRGHGSQREDTPFHFFAFDLLSLEGKDMKKLPQIERKERLEALLRDASPPVMVADHVIGAGDKLYRSLCGAGQEGIIAKRIDAPYRAGRTKSWVKVKCTRRQEFVIIGRSASTARGRPFRSLLLAQHEGKALVYKGKVGTGFDTDLMAQLDEAMQPLAADKAPAEVPRTESRGATWLKPQLVAEIAFAEFTAEGRVRHASFLGLRGDRKAKEVKPEKPAAAPAPRELMKISSRDRVIFPESGQTKGELADYYAAIAPLMLPFAANRPVSLVRCPQGRAKKCFFQKHDSGSFGKAVHQVPIREKDGGSEDYIYVEDAQGLLACVQMGTIEFHGWASRADAVERPDRMIFDLDPDEGMDFARVKAAAQDIRARLSDIGLVSFAMLSGGKGVHVVVPLTPGHGWDAHKDFASRFAQALSAAEPDRFVATMSKAKRRDRIFIDWLRNQRGSTAVLPYSARARPGAPVAIPLDWDELDGMKDAHPFSIGDADALIGRAASLKGWGFAAQKLPDI; this comes from the coding sequence ATGGCCGCCCGCGATCCGCTCTCCGCCTATAACGCCAGGCGCGACTTTCAGAAGACTCGCGAGCCGGAGGGCAAGGTCGCGAAGACCGGCGGCAACAGCTTCGTGGTGCAGAAGCATGACGCGACGCGCCTGCACTGGGATTTCCGGCTGGAGGTGAACGGGGTGCTGAAAAGCTGGGCTGTGACCAAAGGCCCGAGCATTGACCCCGACGACAAGCGTCTCGCCGTCCAGACCGAGGATCATCCGTTAAGCTACGGCGATTTCGAGGGGATCATTCCCAAGGGCGAATATGGCGGCGGCACGGTGATGCTGTGGGACCGCGGCACATGGGCGCCCATCGAAGGCAAGAGCGCCGGTGACCTTGAGGACGGGCATCTCCACTTCACGCTCGACGGGGAGCGGATGAAGGGCGAATGGCTGCTGGTCCGCATGAAGCGGCGGCCGGGCGAGAAGCGCGACAACTGGTTGCTGCGCAAGGTTAGCGACGCGGAAGCGGGGGAGGGCGATGTGCTGGTCGAGCGCGGTCTCACCAGCGTGCTCACGGGCCGGTCGATGGCGGAAATCGCGGCGGACAAGGATGCGGCGCAATCGCTCAAAGGCGCGAAGGGCAAGGCGTTCGGCGAAAAAATGCAGGCGGCGCGCGACCATAATGCCAAAGTCGCGAAGCCCCGCCGTGCGGGCGGCGGCAGGCTCCCGGCTTTCTCCGCCCCCCAACTCGCGACCCTGGTCGATGCCGTGCCCGCCGGGAACGAGTGGATGCACGAGATCAAGTATGACGGCTATCGCGCCATTGTCGCAGTGGCGGGGGACAAGGTGCGCGTCTCCACCCGCAACGGGCTCGACTGGACCGACAAGTTCGGGCCGCTGGTCCGTGCCATCGCCGCGCTCGACCTGCCGCCCGCGCTGATCGACGGAGAGATCGTCGCTTTCGGGCCGGATGGCAACCCCAGCTTCTCCGCGCTTCAGGAGGTGCTGAAACGCGGACACGGATCGCAGCGGGAGGACACGCCCTTCCATTTCTTCGCCTTCGACCTGCTCTCGCTAGAGGGGAAGGACATGAAGAAGCTCCCCCAGATCGAGCGCAAGGAACGGCTGGAGGCGCTGCTGCGCGACGCCAGCCCGCCGGTGATGGTCGCCGATCATGTCATCGGTGCGGGCGATAAACTCTACCGCTCGCTCTGCGGCGCGGGGCAGGAGGGGATCATCGCCAAGCGGATCGACGCCCCCTATCGCGCCGGGCGGACGAAGAGCTGGGTCAAGGTCAAATGCACGCGGCGGCAGGAATTCGTCATTATCGGCCGGAGCGCCAGCACCGCGCGCGGCCGCCCGTTCAGGTCGCTCCTCCTCGCCCAGCATGAGGGCAAGGCGCTGGTCTACAAGGGCAAGGTCGGCACCGGCTTCGACACCGATCTGATGGCGCAACTGGACGAAGCGATGCAGCCGCTGGCAGCGGACAAAGCCCCCGCCGAGGTTCCCCGCACAGAGTCGCGCGGCGCAACCTGGCTGAAACCGCAGCTCGTCGCCGAGATCGCCTTTGCCGAATTCACCGCCGAAGGGCGCGTGCGCCATGCCAGCTTCCTGGGCTTACGCGGCGACAGGAAGGCGAAGGAGGTGAAGCCCGAAAAGCCAGCCGCCGCGCCCGCGCCGCGCGAACTTATGAAGATCAGCAGCCGCGACCGCGTCATCTTCCCCGAAAGCGGCCAGACCAAGGGCGAACTGGCCGACTATTATGCCGCCATCGCGCCGCTGATGCTCCCCTTCGCCGCCAACCGACCCGTCAGCCTCGTCCGCTGCCCGCAGGGGCGCGCGAAGAAATGCTTCTTCCAGAAGCATGACAGCGGCTCTTTCGGCAAGGCGGTGCATCAGGTGCCGATCCGGGAGAAGGACGGCGGCAGCGAGGATTATATCTATGTCGAGGATGCACAGGGGCTGCTCGCCTGCGTGCAGATGGGGACGATCGAATTTCACGGCTGGGCCAGCCGCGCCGACGCGGTGGAGCGGCCCGACCGCATGATCTTCGACCTCGATCCCGACGAAGGCATGGACTTTGCCCGCGTGAAGGCGGCCGCGCAGGACATCCGCGCGCGCCTGTCCGACATCGGCCTCGTTTCCTTCGCGATGCTGTCAGGGGGGAAGGGCGTGCATGTCGTCGTGCCGCTGACGCCGGGCCATGGCTGGGACGCGCACAAGGATTTCGCATCCCGCTTCGCACAGGCCTTGAGCGCCGCCGAGCCGGACCGCTTCGTCGCAACGATGAGCAAGGCGAAGCGCAGGGACCGCATCTTCATCGACTGGCTGCGCAACCAGCGCGGCAGCACCGCCGTCCTGCCCTATTCCGCCCGCGCCCGCCCCGGCGCGCCGGTCGCGATCCCGCTCGATTGGGACGAACTGGACGGGATGAAGGACGCGCATCCTTTTTCGATCGGCGACGCCGACGCGCTGATCGGGCGGGCTGCGTCGCTGAAAGGCTGGGGCTTCGCCGCCCAGAAGCTGCCCGACATCTGA
- a CDS encoding SDR family NAD(P)-dependent oxidoreductase, which translates to MDIENLSAVVTGGASGLGRATATMLAEKGAKVAIFDLNEEAGRAAADAIGGVYIAVNVADDASVAAGLDAAEAANGPARILVNCAGVAPAAKTVGKEFAPHPLDSFARTISINLVGTFNMIAKFAARAAALEEVDGERGVIVNTASVAAYDGQIGQAAYAASKGGVVGMTLPVARDLAAHKIRVMTIAPGIFLTPMMEAFPQHLQEALGAQVPHPSRLGRPSEYAQLVESIVRNPMLNGEVIRLDGAIRMAPR; encoded by the coding sequence CTTTCCGCCGTCGTCACCGGCGGCGCATCGGGCCTTGGCCGGGCGACCGCGACGATGCTGGCCGAAAAGGGCGCGAAGGTCGCGATCTTCGACCTCAACGAGGAAGCGGGGCGCGCGGCGGCGGATGCGATCGGAGGCGTCTACATCGCTGTCAACGTCGCCGACGACGCCAGCGTGGCAGCGGGCCTCGACGCGGCGGAAGCGGCCAACGGCCCGGCGCGCATCCTCGTCAACTGCGCGGGTGTCGCGCCCGCGGCGAAGACGGTGGGCAAGGAGTTCGCGCCGCATCCGCTCGACAGTTTCGCGCGGACCATCTCGATCAATCTTGTCGGCACGTTCAACATGATCGCCAAATTCGCCGCCCGCGCCGCCGCGCTGGAGGAAGTGGACGGGGAGCGTGGCGTCATCGTCAATACAGCGTCGGTCGCCGCCTATGACGGGCAGATCGGGCAGGCCGCCTATGCCGCGTCCAAGGGCGGTGTGGTGGGCATGACGCTGCCGGTCGCGCGCGACCTTGCCGCCCACAAGATCCGCGTCATGACCATCGCGCCCGGCATCTTCCTGACGCCGATGATGGAAGCCTTTCCGCAGCATCTGCAGGAGGCGCTGGGCGCGCAGGTGCCGCATCCCAGCCGCCTCGGCCGCCCGTCCGAATATGCGCAACTGGTCGAAAGCATCGTGCGCAATCCGATGCTGAACGGCGAGGTGATCCGCCTCGACGGTGCGATCCGCATGGCGCCGCGCTGA